One window of the Flavobacteriaceae bacterium YJPT1-3 genome contains the following:
- a CDS encoding efflux RND transporter periplasmic adaptor subunit, translating into MKKYFLLFLLTAGLFACGDDKKNATETVIENGDLSAMRTKRSEVVAQREALNEEIAMLDQAIAAKDTNKKLPLVNTITVHDTLFKHYVEIQGSVTTKQNVIVYPEFAGTLTRVYVKEGQRVSKGQILAKIDDGGLSSQLAQLEVQAALAKTTFERQQRLWEQQIGSEIQYLQAKANYEAQQNAVAQLKSQIAKTTVTAPFSGIVDDVITEQGTVVTPGANQLFRIVNLQDMYLEAEVPETYIARVDEGSEVEVYFPVLNKTIASTVRETGNFINPSNRAFGIEVAVPNNDQQIKPNLTAQLRINDYTNTNAILVPQSVISENAEGEQYVFLAEEKESAAGDQTLAVARRVTVTTGKTQGDFVEILTGIPTGARVIKEGARSVKDGQEVEISNQ; encoded by the coding sequence ATGAAAAAATACTTTCTCCTTTTCCTTTTAACCGCAGGCCTCTTCGCATGTGGTGACGATAAAAAGAACGCTACGGAAACCGTCATTGAAAACGGTGATCTCTCGGCCATGCGAACCAAACGCAGCGAGGTGGTTGCACAGCGGGAAGCACTCAACGAAGAGATCGCAATGTTAGACCAGGCCATTGCCGCCAAGGACACCAACAAAAAATTACCCCTGGTCAACACCATCACGGTACACGACACGTTGTTTAAACACTACGTAGAAATTCAGGGAAGCGTGACCACCAAGCAAAACGTGATCGTTTATCCGGAATTCGCCGGAACCCTGACGCGGGTGTATGTCAAGGAAGGACAACGCGTCAGCAAGGGGCAGATCCTTGCTAAAATAGATGATGGAGGCCTAAGTAGTCAATTGGCCCAACTCGAGGTTCAGGCCGCGCTGGCCAAAACCACGTTTGAGCGCCAGCAGCGTCTTTGGGAGCAGCAGATTGGCTCTGAAATTCAGTATTTACAAGCCAAGGCCAATTACGAAGCTCAGCAAAATGCAGTCGCTCAGCTGAAAAGTCAAATCGCCAAGACCACGGTCACGGCTCCCTTCTCCGGGATCGTTGATGATGTGATCACCGAGCAAGGTACGGTAGTGACCCCAGGTGCCAATCAATTATTTCGGATCGTGAATCTACAGGACATGTACCTGGAAGCGGAAGTTCCGGAAACTTACATCGCTCGTGTGGACGAAGGCAGCGAAGTTGAAGTCTATTTTCCGGTCTTGAACAAGACCATTGCCAGTACCGTTCGCGAAACCGGGAATTTCATCAATCCCAGTAATCGTGCGTTCGGTATTGAGGTGGCGGTCCCCAATAACGATCAGCAGATCAAACCGAATTTGACCGCTCAATTACGGATCAACGACTACACCAACACCAATGCCATATTAGTACCGCAAAGCGTGATCTCTGAAAATGCCGAGGGGGAACAGTACGTGTTCCTCGCTGAAGAAAAAGAAAGTGCAGCAGGTGATCAAACCTTAGCGGTGGCCCGACGGGTCACGGTGACTACGGGGAAGACACAGGGAGACTTTGTAGAGATCTTAACGGGCATCCCAACCGGTGCACGGGTCATCAAAGAAGGAGCGCGAAGTGTTAAAGACGGACAAGAGGTAGAAATCTCAAACCAATAA